CATTTACTATTCGGTTTAACTACCCGCCAGCTTTTCTTCGCGTTTCAGGCTTTTGTCAAAAATAAATGTGCCGAATGGTACCAGCGAAGCCAGGAAAGCCAACAAAGCCCGCCCGAAACTCCAGCGCCGGTTAACCCACACGTGCAGCAAAGCCAGCCCAAATAACACAAAAAGCACGCCGTGCGCCCAACCTACAACTTTTACCATTTCCGGAATACCCGCTAAATATTTTAAAGGCATGGCAATGCCCAACAAAATTAAATACGAAATGCCTTCTATAATACCTATTATTCGAAACCGCTTCAGTGGTGTTTGCATATTTTAAAAAATTATTACCGTTACAAAGGTAGGCACGGTTAACCAAAAGAAAAATTCCGCCAAAAGTCTTACTTTTAAAGTTCACGCGCTGTTGTTATGAAACTATCCTGGATTTTTATCTTATCGCTTATTGGCTTATTCGTGCCCGAACAATTGCGGGCACAACA
The sequence above is a segment of the Adhaeribacter swui genome. Coding sequences within it:
- a CDS encoding DUF3817 domain-containing protein encodes the protein MQTPLKRFRIIGIIEGISYLILLGIAMPLKYLAGIPEMVKVVGWAHGVLFVLFGLALLHVWVNRRWSFGRALLAFLASLVPFGTFIFDKSLKREEKLAGS